In the Acropora muricata isolate sample 2 chromosome 10, ASM3666990v1, whole genome shotgun sequence genome, one interval contains:
- the LOC136930461 gene encoding uncharacterized protein, translating into MVVPTQKIEYLGFVVSSIDMTVRLTEEKVSAIIKHCRDCSRVNKEHSIREVASLIGTLISTFPGVQYGPLHYHSLDRDKMDALKRCEGDYEAYMVLSPESLGELSWWITHVDSSVRKIRGEDPHSILETDASLTGWGAKWGEMKTQGVWCRSEKDQHINCLELLAIRWGLLSLCHAEHDTHIRIMSDNVTTVCYINAMGGCQSDICNRIACDIWQWAIEKSIWLSAAHTPGTGNCEADELSRKFNPNLEWSVTDEVFNQILKVFALGPTIDLFASRVNAKLPAYVSWKADPLARYVDAFTLNRASHTFYAFPPFVLHVSVHATLFQSNQKNIDESFIGRTTTPPPGHPTGMQSVRQSLVEHGISPQVANVIMSSWRSSTVKKYDVFLDKWSTFCLSRQNSFMRAPVSLVLDFLHDLYDKGYSYSSLNTARSAISALCTADNTDVSQNIGKQPLICRFLKGVFNEIPPIPKFQEVWPVEQVLDYLEQLTPLHSLKLKDLTMKLVMLIALVTGQRCQTLSYLDISGEHMKKFPTYFSFSLSGHLKQDKPGRVFGNVRLFQYPKETLCVYTTLERYIEVTQSLRKSSKLLISYIKPHNEVSSSTIGRWLKTCLSLANIDVNIYQAHSTRSASTRKAAQLLPIDVVMKLAGWSQESTFRKYYDKPGAITDQMSNAVLSTVEK; encoded by the exons ATGGTTGTGCCAACTCAAAAAATAGAATACTTGGGATTTGTAGTGTCATCTATTGACATGACTGTGAGGCTGACAGAGGAAAAAGTCAGCGCCATCATTAAGCATTGTCGAGATTGTTCACGTGTAAACAAGGAACACTCTATACGAGAAGTAGCGTCCCTCATTGGAACATTAATATCCACTTTTCCGGGGGTCCAGTATGGGCCTTTGCATTACCATTCTCTCGATCGAGACAAAATGGACGCTTTGAAACGGTGTGAGGGTGACTATGAAGCGTACATGGTCCTTTCCCCAGAGAGTTTAGGGGAATTGTCTTGGTGGATCACTCACGTGGATTCCAGTGTAAGAAAGATCAGGGGGGAAGATCCTCATTCTATCCTTGAAACCGACGCCTCCCTAACAGGGTGGGGTGCTAAATGGGGTGAGATGAAAACCCAGGGGGTTTGGTGCAGAAGTGAAAAAGATCAACACATCAATTGCCTTGAATTACTAGCAATCCGTTGGGGGTTGTTGTCGCTCTGTCACGCTGAACACGATACCCATATACGTATTATGAGTGACAATGTAACGACCGTGTGTTACATCAATGCCATGGGGGGATGCCAATCCGACATTTGTAATCGCATTGCTTGTGACATTTGGCAATGGGCGATAGAAAAGAGCATTTGGTTGTCCGCAGCACACACCCCTGGGACAGGAAACTGTGAGGCTGATGAATTATCAAGAAAATTCAATCCTAACCTTGAATGGAGTGTCACGGATGAAGTATTCAATCAGATATTAAAAGTGTTTGCCCTTGGACCAACCATTGATTTGTTTGCATCACGAGTGAATGCCAAATTGCCAGCTTATGTATCCTGGAAAGCTGATCCATTGGCTCGATATGTGGACGCATTTACCTTAAACCGGGCTTCCCATACATTTTATGCGTTTCCCCCGTTTGTTCTC CATGTTAGTGTACACGCCACGTTATTTCAAAGCAACCAGAAAAACATTGACGAATCCTTTATTGGGAGAACAACGACACCCCCTCCAGGTCACCCTACTGGTATGCAGAGTGTCCGGCAATCCCTTGTTGAGCATGGAATTTCGCCACAAGTTGCCAACGTCATCATGTCCTCTTGGAGATCGAGTACAGTTAAAAAATATGATGTGTTCCTCGACAAATGGTCCACATTTTGTCTGTCAAGGCAAAACTCTTTTATGCGTGCCCCTGTTTCATTAGTTTTGGACTTTCTTCATGATTTATATGACAAAGGCTACAGTTATTCATCGTTGAACACTGCAAGGTCAGCCATCTCGGCATTATGTACAGCAGATAATACAGACGTGAGCCAGAATATAGGGAAACAGCCTTTAATCTGCAGATTTCTGAAAGGTGTGTTTAACGAAATCCCACCTATTCCCAAATTCCAAGAAGTTTGGCCTGTGGAGCAAGTCCTTGACTATTTAGAACAATTAACACCTCTTCATTCATTAAAGTTGAAAGACCTTACGATGAAATTGGTCATGCTTATTGCATTAGTAACTGGACAAAGATGTCAAACTTTAAGTTATTTAGATATTTCAGGGGAACATATGAAAAAGTTCCCAACCTACTTTAGTTTTTCTTTATCGGGACATCTTAAACAAGACAAACCAGGTCGAGTGTTTGGAAATGTCCGCCTTTTTCAGTACCCGAAAGAAACTTTGTGTGTTTACACTACACTTGAGCGCTATATTGAAGTTACACAATCATTACGAAAGTCTTCTAAGTTATTGATATCGTACATTAAGCCTCATAATGAAGTGTCTAGCTCTACGATAGGTAGATGGTTGAAAACATGTTTGAGTTTAGCTAATATTGACGTTAATATTTACCAAGCTCATAGTACAAGGAGCGCATCGACTAGGAAAGCAGCTCAACTCCTTCCAATCGATGTTGTTATGAAACTCGCTGGATGGTCACAAGAATCTACATTTAGGAAATATTATGATAAACCGGGGGCCATCACAGATCAGATGAGCAATGCTGTCTTAAGTACAGTTGAGAAGTAG
- the LOC136930460 gene encoding uncharacterized protein, producing MSRILGLSWNKKRDTVSVEVPSEQARLTKRGILAKLAKIYDPLGLVSPEALRGKLIYRLRFEDAELSRDMAKAWVKWESGLAQSFEVPRSLAVHREEIEGVELHSIEDASANGVAACVYAVVRQAAGTNQGMIAARSRLSKHGLTI from the coding sequence ATGTCAAGAATACTCGGTCTCTCATGGAACAAGAAACGAGACACAGTTAGCGTAGAAGTCCCATCTGAACAAGCGAGGTTGACAAAACGAGGTATCCTAGCCAAACTAGCAAAAATTTATGATCCCCTGGGACTCGTCTCACCAGAAGCACTTCGTGGCAAGCTCATTTATCGCTTGCGATTCGAAGACGCCGAACTATCACGTGACATGGCCAAGGCATGGGTAAAATGGGAGAGCGGCTTGGCACAAAGTTTTGAAGTACCGAGATCGCTTGCCGTTCATAGAGAGGAGATTGAGGGGGTTGAGCTACATTCCATCGAAGATGCCAGCGCAAATGGAGTTGCAGCCTGCGTTTATGCTGTCGTTCGTCAGGCTGCCGGGACCAATCAAGGCATGATTGCTGCGAGGTCAAGACTTTCCAAACACGGGCTGACCATCTAG